From the genome of Scytonema hofmannii PCC 7110, one region includes:
- the surE gene encoding 5'/3'-nucleotidase SurE: protein MKFLNSSSAKILTSLATTCAVFVFQAKAQALKIMVVNDDGYQAQGIAVLFDTLQAAGHEVTIVAPKQDQSGIGTSINAARILQPTEVVNYDSRRWYVDATPTVTTWAGLDYILKDNKPDLVVSGINQGENVGLFAVSSGTVSAAVAALNRGVPAIAISAGINQTESATGYPSTRQAYETGANFIVALIKELEAKKKPNSTILPPGIGLNINIPVRFPDGISGIRGVALTRFDSITPFDITFGELPTGTGVGLKFEPVSLASNTTSNSDSEGGQFLSGFITVTPIDGDWSSLTYKDWAKLRHQLPLLPSSTPTLLSIPATP, encoded by the coding sequence ATGAAGTTTCTTAATTCTAGTTCTGCCAAAATACTTACTAGCTTAGCAACGACTTGTGCGGTTTTTGTATTTCAAGCAAAAGCACAGGCACTCAAAATTATGGTAGTCAATGATGATGGCTACCAAGCACAAGGGATTGCAGTTTTATTTGATACCCTACAAGCAGCAGGACATGAAGTTACGATAGTTGCTCCAAAACAAGACCAAAGCGGTATTGGCACATCAATTAATGCAGCTCGCATTCTCCAACCAACTGAAGTTGTCAATTATGACAGTCGTCGTTGGTACGTAGATGCAACGCCAACAGTGACAACATGGGCTGGTTTGGATTACATTCTTAAAGACAATAAACCCGATTTGGTTGTATCTGGGATTAACCAAGGCGAAAACGTTGGCTTGTTTGCTGTTTCTTCTGGAACAGTCAGTGCAGCAGTAGCAGCCCTCAATCGCGGTGTTCCGGCGATCGCAATCAGTGCTGGGATAAATCAAACAGAGAGCGCTACAGGTTACCCCAGCACTCGTCAAGCGTATGAAACAGGAGCAAATTTTATTGTTGCGCTCATCAAAGAACTTGAAGCGAAGAAAAAGCCAAATTCAACAATATTACCACCAGGGATTGGCTTAAATATCAATATTCCCGTGCGATTCCCAGATGGTATTTCTGGAATTCGGGGAGTTGCTTTAACCCGTTTTGATAGCATCACACCTTTCGATATTACCTTCGGCGAACTACCTACAGGTACTGGAGTTGGTTTGAAGTTTGAGCCTGTGAGCCTAGCATCAAACACAACTTCCAATTCGGACTCAGAAGGAGGTCAATTCCTTTCTGGATTTATCACAGTCACTCCCATTGATGGTGACTGGAGTAGTTTAACGTACAAAGATTGGGCAAAACTGCGCCATCAACTTCCCCTGTTGCCTAGTTCTACTCCAACACTTTTATCTATTCCTGCAACTCCATAA